The following proteins are co-located in the Trichormus variabilis 0441 genome:
- a CDS encoding RsmB/NOP family class I SAM-dependent RNA methyltransferase, which produces MEKPSNLLLKLARRLFENPDKQEKFIDALVAPQPFNPCILWCQNQPDISPFSVESPLSWQPKFVDRLHLGEKPGQHTLHHQGYFYCLDFSSVFAASILLTIPQSVSLVFDMCAAPGGKSVFAWQALHPDLIICNEVIGKRLGMLISNLKRCQISPSIIFNRDSSIFAENIPLSSNLVIVDAPCTGQSLLAKGEKAPGCFHPTAINKSANRQKRIIANSAQIVAPQGYLAYMTCTYSPEENEQVCEWFLSRFPQFQPVRINHLQECQSHLTNIPCYRLFPQDKLGAGAFTVLFQNTEVGAVKELEPQILNDLGIIQKFSPLVS; this is translated from the coding sequence ATGGAAAAACCATCGAACTTACTGCTTAAACTTGCACGACGTTTGTTTGAAAATCCTGATAAACAAGAAAAATTTATCGATGCGTTAGTTGCTCCCCAGCCTTTTAATCCCTGTATTCTGTGGTGTCAAAATCAGCCTGATATTTCACCTTTTTCCGTAGAATCTCCGCTAAGTTGGCAACCGAAATTTGTTGACCGTCTGCACCTGGGAGAAAAACCCGGACAGCATACCTTACATCATCAAGGATATTTCTATTGTTTAGATTTTTCATCTGTATTTGCAGCGTCTATTTTATTAACAATTCCTCAATCAGTAAGCTTAGTTTTTGATATGTGCGCTGCTCCCGGCGGTAAAAGTGTTTTTGCCTGGCAAGCTTTACACCCAGATTTAATCATTTGTAATGAAGTGATTGGTAAACGTTTAGGAATGTTAATTTCTAATTTAAAACGTTGTCAAATTAGCCCTTCTATTATATTTAATAGAGATTCTAGTATTTTTGCGGAAAATATTCCTTTATCTAGTAATTTAGTTATAGTTGATGCCCCCTGTACTGGGCAATCTCTATTAGCAAAAGGAGAGAAAGCACCCGGATGTTTTCATCCTACTGCTATTAACAAGAGTGCAAATCGCCAAAAAAGAATCATCGCTAATTCTGCACAAATTGTTGCTCCACAAGGTTATCTTGCTTATATGACTTGTACTTATTCCCCTGAAGAGAATGAGCAGGTGTGTGAATGGTTTCTGTCACGTTTTCCCCAGTTTCAACCAGTAAGAATTAACCATTTACAAGAGTGTCAGTCCCACTTAACAAATATTCCTTGTTATCGGTTATTCCCCCAAGATAAACTAGGTGCTGGGGCGTTTACTGTACTTTTTCAAAATACTGAAGTTGGAGCAGTTAAAGAATTAGAGCCACAGATTTTAAATGATTTAGGTATTATTCAAAAATTCTCACCCCTTGTATCCTAA
- a CDS encoding circadian clock KaiB family protein, with protein sequence MTKSTPDNLPVPRLYKGIALFTPGGDLIYCIDPHKQGRWHSHLCAALQEILDLPEPPHFLVPCYTATVDHWLDPQTQQVKTFAEASPGILKHQAVLNAIFSTGDLVWQPSPWQEGLCDRLVLSTYRSSFPQLWEDHDLIVNLDLSEQAPKYYPPAITVQKAPLKTYVLRLFVAGHSANTERILKNLHELLERSLGYPYTMKVIDVLTNPEQAEIDQVSATPTLVKVWPLPIRRMVGDLDNADKILQMLGAIDNG encoded by the coding sequence GTGACTAAATCGACTCCAGATAACTTACCTGTACCTCGGTTATACAAGGGTATCGCCTTGTTTACACCGGGAGGCGATTTAATTTATTGCATCGACCCTCATAAGCAAGGTCGATGGCATTCCCATTTGTGTGCTGCTTTGCAGGAAATTTTAGACTTACCGGAACCGCCTCATTTTTTAGTGCCTTGCTATACAGCGACGGTTGACCATTGGTTAGACCCTCAGACGCAGCAGGTGAAAACATTCGCCGAAGCTTCTCCTGGAATACTGAAACATCAAGCTGTGTTGAATGCTATTTTTAGCACGGGGGATTTGGTTTGGCAACCATCTCCTTGGCAAGAGGGTTTGTGCGATCGCCTGGTATTATCAACTTATCGCTCCTCATTTCCCCAACTATGGGAAGACCATGATTTAATCGTCAACTTAGACTTATCTGAACAGGCTCCCAAATATTATCCACCAGCTATCACAGTCCAAAAAGCGCCACTTAAAACCTATGTTTTACGGTTGTTTGTGGCTGGACATAGTGCGAATACAGAACGGATTTTGAAAAATCTGCATGAACTATTGGAGCGATCGCTAGGATATCCTTACACTATGAAGGTGATTGATGTCTTAACTAATCCTGAACAGGCAGAAATTGATCAGGTTTCCGCCACTCCCACCTTAGTGAAAGTTTGGCCTTTGCCGATTCGGCGCATGGTTGGTGACTTAGACAACGCCGACAAAATATTACAAATGTTAGGTGCTATAGATAATGGCTAA
- a CDS encoding type IV pilus twitching motility protein PilT: MTESQSPSTSHPVASRNIQPVPPPPLPPPPSLITQRQHTQTLDMSSVNRSANQPSPPPPPSAAHRPGTPPSVSNPSNDSPLTLAQIIREAFDNGYSDIHLGVGEVPRYRNRGEINPTDYPETDKATFMSWLREIMTEPEIQRFQEHLEFDGATQYEFARVRINVFDSLKGYSMVLRLIPLKILSIDQLRLPPVFRDVCHTHKGLILVTGPTGSGKSTTMAAMIDYINREMPKHIITIEDPVEFVHQSRKSLIKQREVGMHTRKFDNALKAALREDPDLILVGEMRDKETVNTALKAAQTGHLVMGTLHTNSAVKTIERILNLYSGEEQDAMRIAIAESLVAVIAQGLCRTTDGKRAAFHDILINTEAIKEWIKDGKYDEISELMKQASFDGMVTMNQSLLNLYQEGRITEETALEMSPTPNEMAQFLRGRV, encoded by the coding sequence ATGACGGAATCCCAGTCCCCATCAACTTCCCATCCCGTTGCTTCACGTAATATACAGCCTGTACCACCGCCACCATTACCACCGCCACCATCGTTAATTACCCAAAGGCAGCATACACAAACCTTGGATATGTCATCAGTTAATAGGAGTGCAAACCAACCTTCACCACCTCCACCACCTAGTGCGGCTCATCGTCCTGGGACACCGCCATCGGTTTCAAACCCATCTAATGATTCGCCTTTAACTTTGGCACAGATTATTAGAGAAGCTTTTGATAATGGCTATTCTGATATTCACTTGGGTGTCGGTGAAGTTCCCCGCTACCGCAACCGAGGTGAAATTAACCCAACTGACTATCCCGAAACCGATAAAGCAACTTTTATGAGTTGGTTACGGGAAATCATGACTGAGCCAGAAATTCAACGCTTCCAAGAGCATTTGGAATTTGATGGTGCAACTCAGTACGAATTTGCCCGTGTACGGATTAATGTCTTTGATTCTCTCAAAGGCTATTCGATGGTTTTGCGGTTGATTCCATTGAAGATACTCTCTATTGACCAGTTGAGATTACCACCAGTATTTCGGGATGTTTGTCACACTCACAAAGGTTTAATTTTGGTGACAGGCCCTACTGGTTCTGGTAAATCTACAACAATGGCGGCAATGATTGATTACATCAATCGAGAAATGCCTAAGCACATCATTACTATTGAAGACCCTGTAGAATTCGTTCACCAAAGCCGTAAGTCTTTGATTAAGCAACGGGAAGTGGGAATGCACACCCGTAAATTTGATAATGCTTTAAAAGCGGCTTTGCGGGAAGACCCAGACTTGATTCTGGTGGGGGAAATGCGGGATAAAGAAACCGTCAATACAGCACTGAAAGCGGCTCAAACTGGTCACTTGGTAATGGGAACCCTACACACCAATAGTGCAGTGAAAACTATTGAACGGATTCTTAATTTATATTCAGGTGAAGAACAGGATGCTATGCGAATAGCCATAGCAGAGTCTTTGGTAGCGGTGATTGCTCAAGGGTTGTGTCGCACAACTGATGGTAAGCGGGCAGCTTTCCACGATATTTTGATTAATACTGAAGCAATCAAGGAATGGATTAAGGATGGTAAATATGATGAAATTAGCGAACTGATGAAGCAAGCTAGTTTTGACGGGATGGTGACGATGAATCAATCTTTGCTCAATCTCTATCAAGAAGGCCGCATCACTGAAGAAACTGCGCTGGAAATGTCACCAACTCCTAACGAAATGGCTCAGTTCCTTCGAGGACGAGTTTAG
- a CDS encoding GDYXXLXY domain-containing protein, which produces MASESSESGKSKTLSPEAEFSKKLTFRDYLAATEQKSNQPLPFWRLLLPLILQTGLILSVPTQAMYTNLTGREVILQTLPADPDNVLRGYTLNLDYNISRVSSLRRLPGWDELVRRNRGRSRQLLEGTNLYVILQEQQSFGRGTPRAWRPVRVSNNLPMSLRDNQVALRGVYQNGFINYGVESYNVPDEQRQQLNNDIFRAARQTRNGQLRPLAVKVKVDPQGNAVPMSLWVRDRNYRF; this is translated from the coding sequence ATGGCAAGTGAATCCTCCGAATCGGGCAAAAGTAAAACTTTGTCTCCCGAAGCAGAATTTTCTAAAAAGCTGACTTTTCGTGATTATTTGGCTGCTACTGAACAAAAAAGCAACCAACCTTTACCTTTTTGGCGGTTATTGTTGCCCTTAATTTTGCAAACAGGGCTAATCTTATCAGTACCCACTCAAGCAATGTACACCAACCTCACAGGTAGAGAGGTAATATTACAAACTTTACCTGCTGACCCTGATAATGTGTTGCGAGGCTATACCCTCAATTTGGATTACAACATATCTCGCGTTTCTAGTTTGCGGCGACTTCCTGGTTGGGATGAGTTAGTTAGAAGAAATCGGGGAAGGAGTAGACAGCTACTTGAGGGAACTAACTTATATGTAATTTTGCAAGAACAACAATCTTTTGGTCGTGGTACTCCTAGAGCTTGGCGACCTGTGCGTGTGAGCAACAATTTACCTATGTCCCTCCGAGATAATCAAGTAGCGTTGAGAGGGGTTTACCAGAATGGCTTTATTAACTATGGTGTGGAATCATACAACGTGCCAGACGAGCAACGCCAGCAGTTAAATAACGACATTTTCCGGGCTGCTCGTCAGACTAGAAATGGACAGTTGCGACCACTAGCTGTAAAAGTCAAAGTAGACCCACAGGGTAATGCTGTACCGATGAGTCTATGGGTGCGCGATCGCAATTATCGTTTTTAA
- a CDS encoding DUF2157 domain-containing protein: MIFDNFQRKLRRDAELWRDEGIISASQYQQIADRYKFKNLEIAARDRFMMVAIAIGGVLLVVGVFTFAAANWFSWSREVKFILMMSLFFFVSITGFYTWREPTLKNKEGKKPQQSKRFLGEALLIFAAFILGANLILMAQIFNITGSTPELFIAWGFGVSFMAYSLSLNSLGIMAIILVQIGYWAGLGDLWYSSGEWGWARLAVRHMPLISWLLFVPLAYFCRSRWIFFLAAIFFASSLQFNLNPLPLLNFSDVAPWVASFALALPPAIFWSYDDLLFPTINYRLFQPLARNLALIAFGLVFYALSFRWQWQGLSYNSFGSTSNSNFSSVSVIDLGILSGLAVLQWLFLLRQRSNPPRREVVFNTTWIATFLGFIVVVPFWHQAINRIGDLGSFIFNVLLAVLSWGFIQEGLKLSDRRSFWGGMLLLTLLVISRMLEYDTDLLFRSMVFLMCGSILISTGMWFENRLTGSSNKKSS; this comes from the coding sequence ATGATTTTTGACAATTTTCAGCGAAAATTGCGACGAGATGCGGAATTGTGGCGTGATGAAGGAATAATTAGTGCTTCGCAGTATCAACAAATTGCCGATCGCTATAAATTTAAGAATCTAGAGATTGCTGCACGCGATCGCTTTATGATGGTAGCGATCGCTATTGGCGGTGTCTTGTTGGTTGTGGGTGTCTTTACCTTCGCGGCCGCTAACTGGTTTTCTTGGTCACGGGAAGTCAAATTCATCTTGATGATGAGTTTATTTTTCTTTGTGAGTATCACCGGTTTTTACACCTGGAGAGAGCCGACACTTAAGAACAAAGAAGGAAAAAAGCCCCAGCAGAGTAAGCGCTTCTTAGGTGAAGCGTTATTAATTTTTGCGGCTTTTATCTTGGGTGCAAACCTCATCCTCATGGCGCAGATTTTTAATATCACTGGTTCTACTCCGGAACTATTTATCGCCTGGGGATTTGGCGTTTCCTTCATGGCTTACAGCCTATCCCTTAATTCCTTAGGAATTATGGCTATTATCCTAGTACAGATTGGCTACTGGGCTGGACTAGGAGATTTATGGTACTCTTCAGGGGAATGGGGTTGGGCGCGGCTAGCAGTCCGCCATATGCCATTGATATCATGGCTATTGTTTGTCCCCTTGGCTTACTTTTGCCGTTCGCGGTGGATTTTCTTCTTAGCAGCCATCTTCTTTGCTAGTTCCCTGCAATTCAACCTCAACCCTCTACCATTGCTGAACTTTTCTGACGTAGCTCCTTGGGTGGCATCTTTTGCATTAGCACTGCCTCCTGCCATATTCTGGAGTTATGACGATCTGTTATTTCCGACCATAAATTATCGACTATTTCAACCCCTAGCGCGTAACTTAGCCTTAATCGCTTTTGGCTTAGTCTTTTATGCCCTTTCCTTTCGTTGGCAATGGCAAGGATTGTCTTACAACTCCTTTGGGTCAACGAGTAACAGCAACTTTTCTTCTGTCTCCGTCATTGATTTGGGGATTCTCAGTGGTCTTGCAGTATTGCAATGGTTATTTCTCTTACGTCAAAGAAGTAACCCCCCCCGCCGGGAAGTTGTTTTTAACACTACTTGGATTGCCACTTTCTTGGGCTTTATCGTCGTAGTACCATTTTGGCATCAAGCCATTAATCGCATTGGCGACCTCGGCAGTTTTATTTTCAACGTGCTTTTAGCCGTGCTGTCCTGGGGATTCATTCAGGAGGGGCTGAAGTTAAGTGACCGACGCTCCTTTTGGGGCGGTATGCTATTGTTAACTTTACTAGTGATTAGTCGGATGTTAGAGTATGACACCGATTTACTATTTAGGTCAATGGTTTTCTTGATGTGTGGTTCCATCTTAATCAGTACCGGAATGTGGTTTGAAAATCGCCTCACCGGTTCTTCTAATAAGAAGTCAAGTTGA